Below is a window of Fibrobacter sp. UWB10 DNA.
TTCGAGCCTGCGGGAAAGCCTGTCAATTGCCTGCAACACCTCTGGTGCGAACACGTCGTCGGCGCGGACCATCACCATGTAGGTATCATCGCTGCCGAATTTTTCTTTAAAATGCGCTTGGTCAATCTTTACCTTGTCCCAGTCGTCAAACCATTCCTCTTCGCTGCTCGTCATCTGCAGTCGAGGCAAGCCGAGACATGCTAAAACCGTCACAATAACCGTCGCCAGCAATATCAGCCAGCGAAACTTGACCTGAAAACGCCCTACTCGGGCAAAAACCTTATTGACACGAGAAACTTGCATAAAACCCTCAAATTTTGAGGGAAAAATAGAGCCTTAGCGCTGTTTTTTCTACTCCAAATGGACGGACTCAAAAAATACGGCTCGTTTACCCTTTCTGCGGTAAGCGTTCCTCGTAATCGTCCAGGAACGAATGCAGTTCGCCGCCGGCCTTGTAGCCGGGGAACGTCTCGATGCAGACGGAGTGCAGGCTGTTGAAGATGCTCTTTTCGATGTTCGGGTTTTCGCGCTTGAGGCGCTTGATGAGCGCCTTGATTTCTTGGCGCTTGCTACCGCCACCGCCGTTGTCACAGACGGTGCAACTTTCGGTAAAGCGGCAGGCGCACTGGATAAACTGCAGCCCGTTGTAATTTTTCCAGTTGATAATGTCTTGCTCGTTGATGCAATACATGGGGCGGATGAGTTCCATGCCGCCGAAATTCAGGCTGTGGAGTTTGGGCATCATGCCCTGCAGTTGCGAGCCGTAGAACATCGCCATGACGGTGGTCTCGATGACGTCGGAGAGGTGGTGACCCAGCGCAATCTTGTTGCAGCCTAGGTCTTTTGCCTTGTGGTAGAGGTGGCCGCGGCGCATCTTGGCGCAAACGTAGCAGGGGGAACGTTCGGTGTTGTTTGCCACATCGAAAATGTTCGTCTCGAAAACGGTGATGGGAATTTCCAGGAGCTTTGCGTTGCTTTCGATTTTCTGGCGGTTGATTTCGTTGTAACCGGGGTCCATCACCAGGTATTCCACGTCGAATTTCACGTCGCTGTGGCGGTGAAGCATCTGGATGAGCTTCGCCATGAGCATGGAATCCTTGCCGCCAGAGATGCAGACGGCGATTTTGTCGCCTTCTTCGATGAGCTTGTAGTTCTTGATGGCGGTAATGAATGGCGTCCAGAGCCTTTCGCGGTATGTTTTCGAAATGCTCCGTTCTACGCTTTGGACAAATGAAAGTTCTCTTGCCATTTTCATTACCTTTTTTGCGTTTATTTGCAAAGTTCCTTGTAGCAGCTGTCGAATGCGGCCATGAATTCGTCGATTTCTTTTTCGGTGGTGAGGTGCGAAAGGCTTATGCGCCAGGAGTTCAAAGCATTTTTGCGGTCGCGGCAGACGGCAAAAACGGCGCGGGAGGGGAGCGCATCTACGCTGCAGGCGGATTTGACCGACACGTAAATTCCTTTGTCGGAAAGAACTTTCTGGAAAATGTTCCCGCGGACTCCCGCGACACTCAGGTTTAAAATGTGCGGAACAGCGTCTGCGGGGGAATTGATGCGGACTTTCGTATAGCCGCAGAGTTTTTCTTGCAAAATCTTTCGCAGCTCCTTGACTCGGGCAAATCGTTCTTCGAAATGCTCCACGGCAAGCGACAGTGCCGTTTCGAGGGATGCGTCCAACGCGAGTGTCGGGGTGCCGCTGCGGTAAATGGTGGTGCTTGCTCCGCCGTAAATGAGCGGTTCCATGGCGATTCCGCTTTTCTTGTACAAAAGCCCGCTGCCCGAAAGCCCATAGAACTTGTGCGCGCCGATGCTTGCCGTGTCTGCCAAATTCAGGTTTATAGGCGTTTTGCCGATGGCTTGCGTTGCATCCACGTGAAGGCTGCAGCTCGGGAACTCGCGGACAATTTTGCTGATGGCTTCCAGCGGTTGTACCGTCCCGAGTTCGCTATCGACCGCGTTTACCGTCACAAGCACCGTATCTTTGCGGAGCAGGCTCTTCAAGTCTTCCAGGTCGATTTTCCCGTCGGTGCCGATTTTTGCCATCTCGATTTCGTAGCCCGCTTCTTGCAGGGCCGTGAGCGTTGCGCTTACCGAAGAATGTTCCAGCGGGTTCGTGACGATGTGCTTGCCCACATGGCGCTTGGCCTGGACGATGCCGCGGATGGCGGTATTGTTGCTTTCGCTGGCGCCCGAGGTGTAAATGATTTCGTCGGGGTTTACGCCCAAAAGTTTCGCGATGGAATCGGTCACCTGGGCGAGAAATGCTTTTGCTGCATGCCCTGCTTCGTGATTCGAATTGGCGTTGCCGATAAACCTGCGTTCAACTTCGCAGAATCGTTGCAAGGCTTCTTCGCATGCCGGGGTATTTGCCGTGTAGTCGAAGTAGGACATAACTACCAAAAAGATAGAAAAATGGGGAACGGCAAAGCCCCAACGGAATGTTGTTCCGTCGGGGCTGAAGCTAACCAAAACACTATAAAAAAGAAAATGTCATTTTAGGCGGTGGCGAGAGTCTTGCCGAGTTCCTGGCAAGCTGTCTTGCCGGCGTCATCGGGGGCGTTCTCGATGGCGAGGGGATCTGCCACAAGCACGAGCCCAGCGGCTTCAGCGTCGGCCTTCCACGGATTCATCCATTCGCCGCCACCCCAGCCGTAAGAGCCGAACAGGGCAACTTTCTTGCCGTTAAGTGCTGGCTTGACGGCTTCGTAGAAGGGCTGGAATTCGGAATCTTCGAGTTCCTCGGCGCCCATGGCGGGGCAACCCAAAGCATAGCGGGCATATTCAGCCAGCTGATTCTGAGAAAAATCCGAAACGCTGAACACGTCGGCTTCGGCACCTGCTGCTTTGGCACCTTCGGCAACGTATTTTGCCATCATTTCGGTGTTTCCTGTTCCGCTCCAGTAGATTACTGCAATTTTTTCCATTGTGATTCTCCTAGGTGATTTAAAGAGGTTAAGATTATGGGCTACGCTGCGTTTCGGACGGTCAGCATCGGCAGCGAGTAGCCTTTTTCAAATAGTTTGTTGAACACGTTGAAGCATTTGCGAAAGCAGGCGAACCGTTTTTCGCATTCGGTTACATCGCCGTAAACTTTCCAGTAGCCCGTATATTTGCTATTCCTGCCGCCGTTGATAATGAACCCTTTCACGTCTTCGAGGGGGTAGCCCAAGAAAAGTCCGACTTCGTGCGGAAAACAGTGGCATTTGCGGATGCGCGCCGTCATGTATGCGAGTGCACAGTCGGTGCTAAAGTCTGTGTAGCCGTAGGCGGCGAGAAAATGGCGGATTTCCGGCTCGGCAATAAGCTTTTGCAGGGCGTCTTCGCGATAGACGTAGATAAAACTGCGACCGCAGCGTTCTGCGATAACGCGCACGCACACGCCGCGAGGGTTGAGTTCCTTGTTCCAGTGGGCGAGTTGTTTGCACAGCGTTTCGCTGGGTGAAGATTCCATGCAGAATAGGCTTCCGACCTTGAGCCCAGCGAGTGTTGGTGCGCATTGGCGAACGAGACGGTGATCTAAAAGACGGTTCATTTTATTGCAAACTACAAATAAATTGTAAAGTTAGATTTCTCTAACAAATATACAAAAAAGCCTTGAAGTTTGTCAAGGCTAATTTTGTATTAATTTTTGTTCATTTGCAATTCAAGCATCTTGCTGAAGAGGCCGCCTTTCGCCTTGAGTTCGGCGGGGGAGCCTGTTTCGGCAATGTGACCGTCTTGCAGCACCACGACCTTGTTGGCGTTTGCGATGGTACGCATGCGGTGTGCGATGATGATGACGGTCTTGCCCTTTACCAACTGCGAAATACCGCGCTGGATCTTGGATTCGTTTTCTACGTCGAGGCTTGCGGTTGCTTCGTCGAGCAAGATGATCGGAGCGTCTTTCAACAGGGCGCGCGCAATGGAAATGCGCTGGCGTTCGCCGCCCGAGAGCGTGTCGCCATTTTCGCCGATGACGGTATCGTAACCCTGCGGCATTTTCTGCACGAAATCGTCGCAGCCGGCAAGTTTTGCGACTTTCAGGATTTCTTCGTCGGTTGCTCCGCGCTTACCGATGCGGATATTGTCCTTGATGCTCGTGTTGAACAGCACCACGTCTTGGAAGACGATGGAGAAGTTCTTGAGGAGCGTTTCGGGGTCAATCTTGCTGATATCTTGGCCGCCGAGCGTTACCGTTCCGCCTTGAATGTCCCAGAATCGTGCGGCAATTTTGGCGGCGGTTGTCTTTCCGCTACCGCTCGGCCCCACAAGTGCGGTGATTTCGCCCTGCTTTGCGGTGAACGAAACTTTTTTCAGAACTTGCTTGTTTTCGTTGTAGTTAAAATCGACATCCTTGAATTCGATGTCATAGTTGGCGGGAGTGAATTCCGTGTCGCCATGCTGTATGGGCATCTGATCCATTTCGCGGAAACGGCGCAGGCGCACGTTCACGAAGAACAGTTCGACGAGGTTATTGAATACGAGGAAAACCGGATTGTAGACAGTCGCCGCGCATACGATGAACACCAGGTAGGTAAACACGTCGATTTCGCCCTTGGTCCAAAGCCTTGCGCCTGTAATCAGCACCGTGGCAAGACCCATCTTGAGAATGCCCTGCGCCGAATTCAGGAACGAACCCACCTTCACGTCGGAATCCATCTGCGTTTTTTCGTATTTGATGCAGTCCTTGTCGAAATGGTCGAGGTAGGCGGCTTCGCCCGAGTAGGAACGGATTTCCTGCACGTTTTCGAGACTTTCCTGGATATCTTCCATAATCACGCGGCGGGCGTTATATGAATTTTCGAACCAGCGGTCCTGAATTTTCTTGGAAAGCGCAATGAGCAATGCCGCTGCGGGTACCACCCAGAAAAGCGCGATAGACATTTTCCAGTTGTAGCAGAACAGCATGATGCCAATTATGGTGACGCTTCCGATGGCGGCGAAAAGTTCCGGCACCGCATGCGAGAAAATCATTTCGAGCGCATTGCAGTCGTCCATGATGGTCGACGTCAAATCCGAAAGGTTCTTCTTGCCAAAGAAGGAGAGCGGCAACTTGCGGAGTTTTTCGGCAATCGAGACGCGGCGGCGCATGCTTTCGTCGTACACGCTACTGTAAGTCGCGCTGTACGAGAACCTGTAAATGACAAGCATCACGATAAACAGGACTGCAGCAATTCCCACATAGAACAAGGTCCCGTGCGGAGTTTTGCCTGCAAATTCACCAATGCCCATCTGCTCCATCAAAAAATAAAAGAGCATCATCATCGGGAACATTAGCGAAACAAAGTGCAGGAATGTCCAGACGACGCCACGGACAAACGTGCGCGAGCCTTCTTCCGAAAGAGCAAAAGTATTCTGAACCCACTTATACATTTTCGCCTCCTTCATTATCCTTGGAATTGTCGAGGGTCCATGTGACGGACTGCTGGTATTCGGCCCACATCTTGGCATAAATGCCGTTCTTTTCAAGTAATTCGCTGTGCGTTCCGCGTTCAGCGATTTCGCCTTCTTCAACAACGATAATCTGGTCGGCGTTCACCACGCTTGTAAGCCTGTGGGCAATCATCAGCACGGTCTTGCCGGCGGCCAGTTTGTGCAAGGCTTCTTGAATCAGGCGTTCGTTTTCGGGGTCAGCAAAGGCGGTTGCCTCGTCGAGCACCACGATGGGGGCGTTCTTCAAAATGGCGCGCGCAAGTACCACTCGCTGCTGCTCGCCACCCGAAAGATAAGTTCCCTTGCTTCCGATAACGGTATTAATGCCAGCAGGCAACTTGTCAATGATTTCGCGGCACTGCGCAAGATCAAGCGCCTTGTTTACCTGCTCAAGAGTCGCATCGGGCATGCCGTAACGAACGTTGTCCAAAATGCTCATCTTGAAAAGGCGCGTATTCTGGAACACGAACGAAACGTTCTTCATCAGTTCCTTCGGATCAATCTGCTTTACGGGAATACCGCCAATAGTAATTTCGCCGCTATCGACATCGAAGAAGCGCGGTAGGAGTTTTGCGATCGTGCTCTTGCCGCCGCCCGAAGGCCCGACAAGTGCTACCGTGTGGCCCGCCGGTACCGTGAGCGAAATGTCGCTCAATACCTGTTTGTCGGTATCGGGGTAGGTGAAGTTCACGTTCTGGAATTCCACATCGAACTTTTGCATCGGTACCGGATTTTCGCAAACCTCCAAATCTTTGGTGCGGGCGATATCGTTGATGCGGTCAACCGCGATTCCCGCCTGGTTCGTGGCATTGCTCAGGTACATGCTGCGCATCACGCACTGCGAGAATAGCGGCGTAACCAATACGTAAATCATCATGTTCACGATGGTGAGTTTTACATCGCCGTCGTTACCGATAATGAGCGCTGCCGTCGGCACCAGGAACAACACGAATCCGTTCACGAGAATCGTGTAGATGCAGTAAGGGACCTTCCAGTTGTTGGAATAGGCTGTGACCATCTTGTGGTAAGTCACGATGCTGTTGTAGAAACTCTTGAATGAAAAAATCGTCTGCTGGAAAACCTTGACTACGGGAATCCCGCGCACGTATTCCACTGCTTCGGAGTTCATCTCTTCAAGGGCCTGCATGTAGCGTTCCATGAACTTGGTTCCCCTGCGGCCAAGGGTACCCAAAATGAACAAGGCGTAGGCGATAGGCACCAAAGAGGCAAGGCCGAGTCGCCAATCGAAAACGAACATCATCACAAGCGCCACGATGGGAATCAGGATGGTGCCCGAAATATCGGGCATTTCGTGCGCGACGAAGGTGTGCGTAATTGCAGCATTGTCGTCGATAATCTTGCGGAGTTTGCCCGTCGGGTTCTTGTCGAAAAATCCAAGCGGAGCTGACATCAACTTTTTCATGGCGAATCGACGCAGGTCGCCTTCGAGCCTGAATGCTACCATGTGCGAGCAGGCGAGGGCCGCAAAGTAGAGCAATACGCTTGTGACCGAGGCGAGAACCGCTCCGATGGAGTAGTCAAAAATCTTGATGTTCGTCATGTCGCCGCCAGAGATCACCTCGCGGACAATGAGCCACATCAGTAAAAACGGCACGAGCCCCGCGATGGCGCTCAATGCCGAGAGAATCAATGCTAAGGGGAACAGCGGTTTTCGCGAACCCATGTAAGCGTAGAGTTTAGAGAATGTCTTTTTCATAATTATGCGACGTTTGTCATCCTGTATTTTTTCCTGTATTCCTTGGGGGTCATGCCCATCACATCCTGGAAGGCGTGGGCGAACTTGCTCCCGTTATTGTAACCGACTTCGCCTGCGATCTCGAGAATTCCACGGTCGCACTCGCGAAGTTGCTTGGCTGCCAGTTTCATGCGCTCGCGGCGAGCGTAAGTGAATACCGGCAAACCGAACACGTTCTTGAAGCAGAGTTTCATTGCGGTAGGCGGCATGTCAAACTTGTTGGAAAGTTCCTCGATGGTGAAATGACTGTCCATGTTTTCGCAGATAAAAGAACGGATGCAGTAGATTTTTTCAATTTGCATCGAAGATAAATTGCATTCGCGGCAAATGGATTCTCGCTGCGTGTCTAGGTTTTTCAGGGTGAGCAAAAGCTCCAAAATGGCGAGCCTGCCATATTCCGCCTGCAAATTCTTTGACTTGTTGTCGATCTTTTCGAAGGCGCTGGCCACTTCTTCTTTAGTGTGGACGATAAACGGTCGGCCCGGTCGGCACATTTTCTGTGCGAGCATCTTGATGTCAATCAGAAAACCTGCAAAATGTTCGCGGATGTACTTTATCGATTCTTCAAAGAACAAAATGCGGTCGCCGCAGTAATCGGCGGAACGCGTTAGCGCTCCCGAAGTCCACGCGTCGTAAACCAGCATTTCTCCTGCCTTCAGCTGATTGCAGGGGAGTGCTCCGCCGGCCCAGCTGATTTGCCCCTTTCGGCAAAATTCAAGAACCAGGAGCGGATCCCTTTCAAGCGTTGTATGGTAGCACCCGACTTTGTGCAACCATTCAATTCCGTTAATATTCAACATATTTCCCTCAAAAATCTCTTTAAACCGGCTTTGTTAGTCTAGTCTTAAAAAGTAAGCCAAATCTAATTAGTAAACGAAACTTCGTCAAGGCTAATTTTGTGACGGCAATAGAAAAATTTTATTGCAAGAGCGTCTGAATGGAGTGAAAAATGACTGAATGGAGTTAACACAAAACGAAAAAGACGATTTCCCCCTTAAAAATCCAATCGGATTTTTCCACCTCCGTTTGGAGTAGAACCGCTCCAAAGACATTTCTAAAATGCTCCGCAAAATTAACAAACGCGGTTTTTCCGCACCATTTCAGGAGCTAATATGAAAAAAAGATTCTTGGCGGCGCTCATTGTGTCGCTCGGTATGCTGGTTGCTTGCGACGATTCCTCTTCGGCAAGCTCTGACAACGACAAGGAACTCTCTTCCTCTTCGACTGAAAAGTCCGGCGATAGCAAGGACAAATC
It encodes the following:
- a CDS encoding ATP-binding protein codes for the protein MARELSFVQSVERSISKTYRERLWTPFITAIKNYKLIEEGDKIAVCISGGKDSMLMAKLIQMLHRHSDVKFDVEYLVMDPGYNEINRQKIESNAKLLEIPITVFETNIFDVANNTERSPCYVCAKMRRGHLYHKAKDLGCNKIALGHHLSDVIETTVMAMFYGSQLQGMMPKLHSLNFGGMELIRPMYCINEQDIINWKNYNGLQFIQCACRFTESCTVCDNGGGGSKRQEIKALIKRLKRENPNIEKSIFNSLHSVCIETFPGYKAGGELHSFLDDYEERLPQKG
- a CDS encoding cysteine desulfurase family protein, with amino-acid sequence MSYFDYTANTPACEEALQRFCEVERRFIGNANSNHEAGHAAKAFLAQVTDSIAKLLGVNPDEIIYTSGASESNNTAIRGIVQAKRHVGKHIVTNPLEHSSVSATLTALQEAGYEIEMAKIGTDGKIDLEDLKSLLRKDTVLVTVNAVDSELGTVQPLEAISKIVREFPSCSLHVDATQAIGKTPINLNLADTASIGAHKFYGLSGSGLLYKKSGIAMEPLIYGGASTTIYRSGTPTLALDASLETALSLAVEHFEERFARVKELRKILQEKLCGYTKVRINSPADAVPHILNLSVAGVRGNIFQKVLSDKGIYVSVKSACSVDALPSRAVFAVCRDRKNALNSWRISLSHLTTEKEIDEFMAAFDSCYKELCK
- a CDS encoding flavodoxin codes for the protein MEKIAVIYWSGTGNTEMMAKYVAEGAKAAGAEADVFSVSDFSQNQLAEYARYALGCPAMGAEELEDSEFQPFYEAVKPALNGKKVALFGSYGWGGGEWMNPWKADAEAAGLVLVADPLAIENAPDDAGKTACQELGKTLATA
- a CDS encoding DUF3793 family protein; protein product: MNRLLDHRLVRQCAPTLAGLKVGSLFCMESSPSETLCKQLAHWNKELNPRGVCVRVIAERCGRSFIYVYREDALQKLIAEPEIRHFLAAYGYTDFSTDCALAYMTARIRKCHCFPHEVGLFLGYPLEDVKGFIINGGRNSKYTGYWKVYGDVTECEKRFACFRKCFNVFNKLFEKGYSLPMLTVRNAA
- a CDS encoding ABC transporter ATP-binding protein, whose protein sequence is MYKWVQNTFALSEEGSRTFVRGVVWTFLHFVSLMFPMMMLFYFLMEQMGIGEFAGKTPHGTLFYVGIAAVLFIVMLVIYRFSYSATYSSVYDESMRRRVSIAEKLRKLPLSFFGKKNLSDLTSTIMDDCNALEMIFSHAVPELFAAIGSVTIIGIMLFCYNWKMSIALFWVVPAAALLIALSKKIQDRWFENSYNARRVIMEDIQESLENVQEIRSYSGEAAYLDHFDKDCIKYEKTQMDSDVKVGSFLNSAQGILKMGLATVLITGARLWTKGEIDVFTYLVFIVCAATVYNPVFLVFNNLVELFFVNVRLRRFREMDQMPIQHGDTEFTPANYDIEFKDVDFNYNENKQVLKKVSFTAKQGEITALVGPSGSGKTTAAKIAARFWDIQGGTVTLGGQDISKIDPETLLKNFSIVFQDVVLFNTSIKDNIRIGKRGATDEEILKVAKLAGCDDFVQKMPQGYDTVIGENGDTLSGGERQRISIARALLKDAPIILLDEATASLDVENESKIQRGISQLVKGKTVIIIAHRMRTIANANKVVVLQDGHIAETGSPAELKAKGGLFSKMLELQMNKN
- a CDS encoding ABC transporter ATP-binding protein — translated: MKKTFSKLYAYMGSRKPLFPLALILSALSAIAGLVPFLLMWLIVREVISGGDMTNIKIFDYSIGAVLASVTSVLLYFAALACSHMVAFRLEGDLRRFAMKKLMSAPLGFFDKNPTGKLRKIIDDNAAITHTFVAHEMPDISGTILIPIVALVMMFVFDWRLGLASLVPIAYALFILGTLGRRGTKFMERYMQALEEMNSEAVEYVRGIPVVKVFQQTIFSFKSFYNSIVTYHKMVTAYSNNWKVPYCIYTILVNGFVLFLVPTAALIIGNDGDVKLTIVNMMIYVLVTPLFSQCVMRSMYLSNATNQAGIAVDRINDIARTKDLEVCENPVPMQKFDVEFQNVNFTYPDTDKQVLSDISLTVPAGHTVALVGPSGGGKSTIAKLLPRFFDVDSGEITIGGIPVKQIDPKELMKNVSFVFQNTRLFKMSILDNVRYGMPDATLEQVNKALDLAQCREIIDKLPAGINTVIGSKGTYLSGGEQQRVVLARAILKNAPIVVLDEATAFADPENERLIQEALHKLAAGKTVLMIAHRLTSVVNADQIIVVEEGEIAERGTHSELLEKNGIYAKMWAEYQQSVTWTLDNSKDNEGGENV
- a CDS encoding AraC family transcriptional regulator; this encodes MLNINGIEWLHKVGCYHTTLERDPLLVLEFCRKGQISWAGGALPCNQLKAGEMLVYDAWTSGALTRSADYCGDRILFFEESIKYIREHFAGFLIDIKMLAQKMCRPGRPFIVHTKEEVASAFEKIDNKSKNLQAEYGRLAILELLLTLKNLDTQRESICRECNLSSMQIEKIYCIRSFICENMDSHFTIEELSNKFDMPPTAMKLCFKNVFGLPVFTYARRERMKLAAKQLRECDRGILEIAGEVGYNNGSKFAHAFQDVMGMTPKEYRKKYRMTNVA